The segment CAGTGTGGTCTCTTTCTTGTGAAACTCACTGTCCGGGATCACCAGATCGCCTTTATGCAGGCCGACATAGACGATGGTGCCGCCGTGCCGCATCAGGTTAACCGCATTGTTCATCGCGGCCGGATTGCCGGTAGCGTCGATCACCTTCAGCGCCAGCCGGCCGCCAAACTGGTCGCGCAGCGCCGTGGTAAAGGTCACCTCAGCCGGATCGAGTGCGGCCAGGCCAAGTCGATCGGCGACATGCTGACGACGAAATGCGCTGGTGTCGGCTACCACTACCTGTGCGCCGCTGGCGGCCGCAATCGCGGCAACGCCCAGTCCGATCGGCCCGGCACCGACTACCAGCACCTGCTCATCCGCCGCCACCGCCGCACGCCGCACCGCATGGGCGCTGATAGCAAACGGCTCAATCAGTGCGGCCGCCTCCGGTGCCACCTCATCCACCGCCAGTAATGTACTGACCGGCACGCTCAGGTAGTCGCAGAAGCCGCCATCCTGATGCACGCCTATCACGGAAATCTGCTCACAGCAGTTGGTCCGGCCGCTCTGGCAGGCGTCACACTGCAGGCAGGAGATATAGGGCATGAGCGCCACCCGCTGGCCTAACTGAACACCCTCTGCGCCACTGCCCAGCGCCACCACTTCCGCACAGATTTCGTGACCCAGCACGCGGGGATAGCTGAAAAATGGCTGATTGCCGGACCAGGCATGAATATCCGTGCCGCAGATCCCGGCGGTCAGGATCTTAATCAGCGCCTCGCCTGCGGCGGGTGTCGGCAGGTCGCGGCTGGCCCATACCATTCTGCGGGGTTCTGCGATGAGCAGTGCTTTCATTGTTGTCATGATGATTCTCCGGTTGTCCTGCAGGCAGTTAGGGCGAATCCGTCAGGCCGCGCAGCGCTGATCGGCGGGAACTGTGAAGCACGACGATTTTTTTGGGCTTTGAATGGTTTTTAATGCATAAAAAACCGGAGGGTGCGATGAGCCGCAGCCAGAATTTGCGTCAGAACGTCATTAACCAGATGCTTGAGAGCATTGCGCAGCATCACATCCGTTCTCCCCTGCCACCGCAGGCGGCGCTGGCCGAAATGTTCAATATCAGCCGGACCACAGTGCGCCATACCCTGCACTATCTGCATCAGCGTGGCATACTCGACAAGGTGGATCAGACTTATGTGATCGTACGCGAACCGCGCGAAGATGACCGCTTCAGCGCCTTAACGCCGCCGATTGAGCAGCAGGCCAGCCACGTCGAGCAGATGTTTTTTAACCTGATTAACCAGCGGCAACTGGTGCCCGGCGATACCTTCAGCGAGCTGCAACTGGCGCAGCAGGTCAACGTCAGTCCGGTGGTCGTTCGCGAGTTTCTGCTGCGTTTTATGCGCTATGACCTGCTGGAACCGGTCCGGCGGGGTCAGTGGCGGATGAAAAAATTCACTCAGGATTACGCCGAGAAGCTGTTTGAACTGCGCGAGATGCTGGAAACCCACGCCCTGAGCCGCTTCCTGAATCTGCCCGCCGGCGATGAGCGCTGGGTGCAGGCGCGGGATCTGCTGGATCGTCATCGATCGATGCGCGACACCATCGCCAGCAACTACCGCCACTTTGCCGCGCTCGATCGGCAGATGCACTCGCTGATCCTGTCTGCCGCCAGCAACCCGTTTTTCAACCAGTCGCTGGAGATTATCTCGGTAATCTTTCACTCGCATTATCAGTGGGATGAGAGCGATCTGAAGCAGCGCAACATCGTGGCGCTGGAGGAGCATATGGCGATTCTGACCGCGCTGATTGGCCGTCAGGATATCGACGCGCTCTGTGCCTTACACAGCCATCTGGCGACCGCCAAGACCTCTATGGTGCGCTCCATCAGTCAGTACAATTAAAAACCGATTAAAAACCGCAAAGCATTAGCTTCCGCACGGTTCAGAAACATCTTTGCAACATCCTTATCCCTTTGCTCTTAGTCTCGACTGCAGCGTCACGGCGGCCTTTTGCCGCTGCGCGCAACCCCTTCTCACCATAACGATAAGTACCCAGTTTCGGGAGAGTGCAATGGAAAAGACCTCAGTAACCGGCCGCGACAGCGCATCCGGTGAGATGACACCAGACCAGGATTTTGTGCCGATGCGCAGCGACGTGGTACGTTCTCCGCGTATCCGCAAGGTGCAGATAACGGCGATGCTGCTGCTGCTGTTCGCGGCCATCATCAACTATCTGGATCGCAGCTCGCTCTCCGTGGCGAACATGACGATTCGCGATGAGATGGGACTGAGCGCCACCGAAATCGGCGTGCTGCTCTCCGCTTTTTCGCTGGCCTATGGCCTGGCGCAGCTGCCGTGCGGCGCGCTGCTGGATCGCAAAGGGCCGCGCATTATGCTCGGCATCGGCATGTTTATCTGGTCGCTGTTCCAGGCGGCCTCCGGCCTGGTGCATAACTTCACCCAGTTCGTGCT is part of the Pantoea sp. Ep11b genome and harbors:
- a CDS encoding zinc-binding alcohol dehydrogenase family protein, with the protein product MTTMKALLIAEPRRMVWASRDLPTPAAGEALIKILTAGICGTDIHAWSGNQPFFSYPRVLGHEICAEVVALGSGAEGVQLGQRVALMPYISCLQCDACQSGRTNCCEQISVIGVHQDGGFCDYLSVPVSTLLAVDEVAPEAAALIEPFAISAHAVRRAAVAADEQVLVVGAGPIGLGVAAIAAASGAQVVVADTSAFRRQHVADRLGLAALDPAEVTFTTALRDQFGGRLALKVIDATGNPAAMNNAVNLMRHGGTIVYVGLHKGDLVIPDSEFHKKETTLMGSRNATREDFDQVCALMASGQLRADMMLNHHLAFSTLDQTFEAQVINNRELIKGVIHFDR
- a CDS encoding GntR family transcriptional regulator codes for the protein MSRSQNLRQNVINQMLESIAQHHIRSPLPPQAALAEMFNISRTTVRHTLHYLHQRGILDKVDQTYVIVREPREDDRFSALTPPIEQQASHVEQMFFNLINQRQLVPGDTFSELQLAQQVNVSPVVVREFLLRFMRYDLLEPVRRGQWRMKKFTQDYAEKLFELREMLETHALSRFLNLPAGDERWVQARDLLDRHRSMRDTIASNYRHFAALDRQMHSLILSAASNPFFNQSLEIISVIFHSHYQWDESDLKQRNIVALEEHMAILTALIGRQDIDALCALHSHLATAKTSMVRSISQYN